Proteins found in one Oncorhynchus mykiss isolate Arlee chromosome 3, USDA_OmykA_1.1, whole genome shotgun sequence genomic segment:
- the gpatch4 gene encoding G patch domain-containing protein 4 has protein sequence MAETVQEKSRGLKFAEQQLLRHGWEQGKGLGRQENGISEAIKVKVKCDKGGVGHRQGEQFTFHWWDHVFNKASSSLEVESGENGVQVKKLVEEEEEGMISNKKPTKAMLGRDKLYGCFVKSATLLAGLEQPEQKSSSTDDSSSSSDDEDQRLDLSSTTKLSDADLVKACGGRTAHKGARHGLTMSAKLARLEQQEQEFMAKYGKKNQLAAATPDSVTTQPAAQIPEDELTHETPGKKTKKKKRKNHSEDTRENVAEENADSAVVSRSTNMKIKVKNKKKKESLKENTGEVAVVPVEEDDNTADNAQPTKRKRSKQRKVLEEGESCHLNGEVCETDIISIESEAGGGCEDASEGEGATRQQTDSYTTTKKKKSSKNKEVAEEMEHSKDGETNQSETVADSPPKKKKKRDGAIERTVEEEPKIKGKKNKCKAVKQTVEDSLHDVLDSIPLNKKKKKAKQQEPV, from the exons ATGGCAGAAACTGTTCAGGAAAAGAGCCGTGGACTGAAGTTTGCAGAGCAACAGCTACTGCGTCATGGCTGGGAACAAG GTAAAGGTCTTGGTCGGCAGGAGAATGGTATATCTGAGGCTATCAAAGTCAAAGTGAAATGTGACAAGGGAGGAGTGGGACATCGTCAAGGGGAGCAGTTCACCTTCCATTGGTGGGACCATGTCTTCAACAAAGCATCTTCTAGCCTGGAAGTGGAATCTGGCGAG AATGGTGTGCAGGTGAAGaagttggtggaggaggaagaggaaggaatgATCTCCAACAAGAAGCCAACGAAAGCCATGTTGGGAAGAGACAAACTTTATGGATGCTTTGTGAAG TCTGCCACCCTCCTGGCAGGactggagcagccagagcagaaGTCCTCCAGTACAGatgacagcagcagcagctctgACGATGAGGACCAGAGACTGGACCTCTCCAGCACCACCAA GCTATCAGACGCTGACCTGGTGAAGGCTTGTGGAGGACGCACCGCCCACAA AGGAGCCAGACACGGCCTTACCATGAGTGCCAAGCTAGCCAGACTGGAGCAGCAGGAGCAAGAGTTCATGGCAAAGTATGGCAAGAAAAACCAACTAGCGGCTGCAACACCAGATAGCGTCACTACCCAGCCAGCTGCCCAGATCCCTGAGGATGAACTGACCCATGAGACCCCGGGGAAGAAGACCAAAAAGAAAAAGAGGAAGAATCACTCAGAGGATACCCGTGAGAATGTGGCTGAAGAGAACGCTGATTCTGCTGTTGTCTCCAGAAGTACCAACAtgaaaataaaggtgaaaaataagAAAAAGAAGGAAAGTTTAAAGGAGAACACTGGGGAGGTGGCGGTGGTTCCTGTAGAGGAGGACGATAATACAGCAGACAATGCTCAGCCAACCAAGAGGAAACGTTCAAAACAGAGGAAGGTGTTGGAAGAGGGCGAGAGCTGTCATCTAAATGGAGAGGTGTGTGAAACTGATATCATTTCTATAGAGAGTGAAGCCGGAGGAGGCTGTGAAGACGCGTCGGAGGGAGAAGGTGCCACTCGGCAACAGACGGACTCCTACACTACTACCAAGAAGAAGAAGTCCTCCAAGAACAAAGAGGTGGCTGAGGAGATGGAACACTCTAAAGATGGAGAAACCAACCAATCAGAAACTGTGGCGGACTCCCCtccaaaaaagaaaaagaaacggGATGGAGCAATAGAGAGAACAGTGGAGGAGGAACctaaaataaaaggtaaaaaaaataaatgcaaaGCGGTCAAGCAGACCGTAGAGGACAGTTTGCACGATGTATTGGACTCCATACCTCTAAACAAGAAAAAGAAGAAAGCTAAACAACAGGAACCAGTTTGA